The Pan troglodytes isolate AG18354 chromosome 1, NHGRI_mPanTro3-v2.0_pri, whole genome shotgun sequence genome includes a region encoding these proteins:
- the MSTO1 gene encoding protein misato homolog 1 isoform X15 has protein sequence MIQKYNHDGEAGRLEAFGQGESVLKEPKYQEELEDRLHFYVEECDYLQGFQILCDLHDGFSGVGAKAAELLQDEYSGRGIITWGLLPGPYHRGEAQRNIYRLLNTAFGLVHLTAHSSLVCPLSLGGSLGLRPEPPVNFPYLHYDATLPFHCSAILATALDTVTVPYRLCSSPVSMVHLADMLSFCGKKVVTAGAIIPFPLAPGQSLPDSLMQFGGATPWTPLSACGEPSGTRCFAQSVVLRGIDRACHTSQLTPGTPPPSALHACTTGEEILAQYLQQQQPGVMSSSHLLLTPCRVAPPYPHLFSSCSPPAVESIPVFGALCSSSSLHQTLEALARDLTKLDLRRWASFMDAGVEHDDVAELLQELQSLAQCYQDGDSLVD, from the exons ATGATTCAGAAGTACAACCACGATGG GGAAGCAGGTCGGCTGGAGGCTTTTGGCCAAGGGGAAAGTGTCCTAAAGGAACCCAAGTACCAGGAAGAGCTGGAGGACAGGCTGCACTTCTACGTGGAGGAATGTGACTACTTGCAG GGCTTCCAGATCCTGTGTGACCTGCACGATGGCTTCTCTGGGGTAGGCGCGAAGGCGGCAGAGCTGCTACAAGATGAATATTCAGGGCGGGGAATAATAACTTGGGGCCTGCTACCTGGTCCCTACCATCGTGGG GAGGCCCAGAGAAACATCTATCGTCTATTAAACACAGCTTTTGGTCTCGTGCACCTGACTGCTCACAGCTCTCTTGTCTGCCCCTTGTCCTTGGGTGGGAGCCTGGGCCTGCGACCCGAGCCACCTGTCAACTTCCCTTACCTGCATTATGAT GCCACTCTGCCCTTCCACTGCAGTGCCATCCTGGCTACAGCCCTGGACACAGTCACTGTTCCTTATCGCCTGTGTTCCTCTCCAGTTTCCATGGTTCATCTGGCTGACATGCTGAGCTTCTGTGGGAAAAAG GTGGTGACAGCAGGAGCAATCATCCCTTTCCCCTTGGCTCCAGGCCAGTCCCTTCCTGATTCCCTGATGCAGTTTGGAGGAGCCACCCCATGGACCCCACTGTCTGCATGTGGGGAGCCTTCTGGAACACGTTGCTTTGCCCAGTCAGTGGTGCTGAGGGGTATAGACAGAGCATGCCACACAAG TCAGCTCACCCCAGGGACACCTCCACCCTCTGCCCTTCATGCATGTACCACTGGGGAAGAAATCTTGGCTCAGTATTTACAACAGCAGCAGCCTGGAGTCATGAG TTCTTCCCATCTGCTGCTGACTCCCTGCAGGGTGGCTCCTCCTTACCCCCACCTCTTCTCAAGCTGCAGTCCACCGG CAGTGGAGAGCATCCCAGTGTTTGGGGCACTGTGTTCCTCTTCGTCCCTGCACCAGACCCTGGAAGCCTTGGCCAGAGACCTCACCAAACTCGACTTGCGGCGCTGGGCCAGCTTCATGGATGCTGGAGTGGAGCACGATGACGTAGCAGAGCTGCTGCAGGAGCTACAAAGCCTGGCCCAGTGCTACCAGGATGGTGACAGCCTCGTGGACTAA
- the MSTO1 gene encoding protein misato homolog 1 isoform X14: protein MGMGTPEALREAGRLEAFGQGESVLKEPKYQEELEDRLHFYVEECDYLQGFQILCDLHDGFSGVGAKAAELLQDEYSGRGIITWGLLPGPYHRGEAQRNIYRLLNTAFGLVHLTAHSSLVCPLSLGGSLGLRPEPPVNFPYLHYDATLPFHCSAILATALDTVTVPYRLCSSPVSMVHLADMLSFCGKKVVTAGAIIPFPLAPGQSLPDSLMQFGGATPWTPLSACGEPSGTRCFAQSVVLRGIDRACHTSQLTPGTPPPSALHACTTGEEILAQYLQQQQPGVMSSSHLLLTPCRVAPPYPHLFSSCSPPAVESIPVFGALCSSSSLHQTLEALARDLTKLDLRRWASFMDAGVEHDDVAELLQELQSLAQCYQDGDSLVD, encoded by the exons ATGGGTATGGGGACCCCAGAGGCTTTGAG GGAAGCAGGTCGGCTGGAGGCTTTTGGCCAAGGGGAAAGTGTCCTAAAGGAACCCAAGTACCAGGAAGAGCTGGAGGACAGGCTGCACTTCTACGTGGAGGAATGTGACTACTTGCAG GGCTTCCAGATCCTGTGTGACCTGCACGATGGCTTCTCTGGGGTAGGCGCGAAGGCGGCAGAGCTGCTACAAGATGAATATTCAGGGCGGGGAATAATAACTTGGGGCCTGCTACCTGGTCCCTACCATCGTGGG GAGGCCCAGAGAAACATCTATCGTCTATTAAACACAGCTTTTGGTCTCGTGCACCTGACTGCTCACAGCTCTCTTGTCTGCCCCTTGTCCTTGGGTGGGAGCCTGGGCCTGCGACCCGAGCCACCTGTCAACTTCCCTTACCTGCATTATGAT GCCACTCTGCCCTTCCACTGCAGTGCCATCCTGGCTACAGCCCTGGACACAGTCACTGTTCCTTATCGCCTGTGTTCCTCTCCAGTTTCCATGGTTCATCTGGCTGACATGCTGAGCTTCTGTGGGAAAAAG GTGGTGACAGCAGGAGCAATCATCCCTTTCCCCTTGGCTCCAGGCCAGTCCCTTCCTGATTCCCTGATGCAGTTTGGAGGAGCCACCCCATGGACCCCACTGTCTGCATGTGGGGAGCCTTCTGGAACACGTTGCTTTGCCCAGTCAGTGGTGCTGAGGGGTATAGACAGAGCATGCCACACAAG TCAGCTCACCCCAGGGACACCTCCACCCTCTGCCCTTCATGCATGTACCACTGGGGAAGAAATCTTGGCTCAGTATTTACAACAGCAGCAGCCTGGAGTCATGAG TTCTTCCCATCTGCTGCTGACTCCCTGCAGGGTGGCTCCTCCTTACCCCCACCTCTTCTCAAGCTGCAGTCCACCGG CAGTGGAGAGCATCCCAGTGTTTGGGGCACTGTGTTCCTCTTCGTCCCTGCACCAGACCCTGGAAGCCTTGGCCAGAGACCTCACCAAACTCGACTTGCGGCGCTGGGCCAGCTTCATGGATGCTGGAGTGGAGCACGATGACGTAGCAGAGCTGCTGCAGGAGCTACAAAGCCTGGCCCAGTGCTACCAGGATGGTGACAGCCTCGTGGACTAA
- the MSTO1 gene encoding protein misato homolog 1 isoform X5, producing MDLKGSLSSLKEEGGLYRDKQLDAAIAWQGKLTTHKEELYPKNPYLQDFLSAEGVLSSDGVWRVKSIPNGKGSSPLTTATTPKPLIPTEASIRVWSDFLRVHLHPRSICMIQKYNHDGEAGRLEAFGQGESVLKEPKYQEELEDRLHFYVEECDYLQGFQILCDLHDGFSGVGAKAAELLQDEYSGRGIITWGLLPGPYHRGEAQRNIYRLLNTAFGLVHLTAHSSLVCPLSLGGSLGLRPEPPVNFPYLHYDATLPFHCSAILATALDTVTVPYRLCSSPVSMVHLADMLSFCGKKVVTAGAIIPFPLAPGQSLPDSLMQFGGATPWTPLSACGEPSGTRCFAQSVVLRGIDRACHTSQLTPGTPPPSALHACTTGEEILAQYLQQQQPGVMSSSHLLLTPCRVAPPYPHLFSSCSPPGMVLDGSPKGAVESIPVFGALCSSSSLHQTLEALARDLTKLDLRRWASFMDAGVEHDDVAELLQELQSLAQCYQDGDSLVD from the exons ATGGATCTGAAGG GTAGTTTGAGCTCCCTAAAAGAGGAAGGTGGACTCTACAGGGACAAACAGTTGGATGCTGCAATAGCATG GCAGGGGAAACTCACCACACACAAAGAGGAACTCTATCCCAAGAACCCTTATCTCCAAGACTTTCTGAGTGCAGAG GGAGTGCTGAGTAGTGATGGTGTTTGGAGGGTCAAATCCATTCCCAATGGCAAAG GTTCCTCACCACTCACCACCGCTACAACTCCAAAACCACTTATCCCTACAGAGGCCAGCATCAGGGTCTGGTCAGACTTCCTCAGAGTCCATCTCCATCCCCGGAGCATCTGTATGATTCAGAAGTACAACCACGATGG GGAAGCAGGTCGGCTGGAGGCTTTTGGCCAAGGGGAAAGTGTCCTAAAGGAACCCAAGTACCAGGAAGAGCTGGAGGACAGGCTGCACTTCTACGTGGAGGAATGTGACTACTTGCAG GGCTTCCAGATCCTGTGTGACCTGCACGATGGCTTCTCTGGGGTAGGCGCGAAGGCGGCAGAGCTGCTACAAGATGAATATTCAGGGCGGGGAATAATAACTTGGGGCCTGCTACCTGGTCCCTACCATCGTGGG GAGGCCCAGAGAAACATCTATCGTCTATTAAACACAGCTTTTGGTCTCGTGCACCTGACTGCTCACAGCTCTCTTGTCTGCCCCTTGTCCTTGGGTGGGAGCCTGGGCCTGCGACCCGAGCCACCTGTCAACTTCCCTTACCTGCATTATGAT GCCACTCTGCCCTTCCACTGCAGTGCCATCCTGGCTACAGCCCTGGACACAGTCACTGTTCCTTATCGCCTGTGTTCCTCTCCAGTTTCCATGGTTCATCTGGCTGACATGCTGAGCTTCTGTGGGAAAAAG GTGGTGACAGCAGGAGCAATCATCCCTTTCCCCTTGGCTCCAGGCCAGTCCCTTCCTGATTCCCTGATGCAGTTTGGAGGAGCCACCCCATGGACCCCACTGTCTGCATGTGGGGAGCCTTCTGGAACACGTTGCTTTGCCCAGTCAGTGGTGCTGAGGGGTATAGACAGAGCATGCCACACAAG TCAGCTCACCCCAGGGACACCTCCACCCTCTGCCCTTCATGCATGTACCACTGGGGAAGAAATCTTGGCTCAGTATTTACAACAGCAGCAGCCTGGAGTCATGAG TTCTTCCCATCTGCTGCTGACTCCCTGCAGGGTGGCTCCTCCTTACCCCCACCTCTTCTCAAGCTGCAGTCCACCGGGTATGGTTCTGGATGGTTCCCCCAAGGGAGCAG TGGAGAGCATCCCAGTGTTTGGGGCACTGTGTTCCTCTTCGTCCCTGCACCAGACCCTGGAAGCCTTGGCCAGAGACCTCACCAAACTCGACTTGCGGCGCTGGGCCAGCTTCATGGATGCTGGAGTGGAGCACGATGACGTAGCAGAGCTGCTGCAGGAGCTACAAAGCCTGGCCCAGTGCTACCAGGATGGTGACAGCCTCGTGGACTAA
- the MSTO1 gene encoding protein misato homolog 1 isoform X7, translating into MDLKGSLSSLKEEGGLYRDKQLDAAIAWQGKLTTHKEELYPKNPYLQDFLSAEGVLSSDGVWRVKSIPNGKGSSPLTTATTPKPLIPTEASIRVWSDFLRVHLHPRSICMIQKYNHDGEAGRLEAFGQGESVLKEPKYQEELEDRLHFYVEECDYLQGFQILCDLHDGFSGVGAKAAELLQDEYSGRGIITWGLLPGPYHRGEAQRNIYRLLNTAFGLVHLTAHSSLVCPLSLGGSLGLRPEPPVNFPYLHYDATLPFHCSAILATALDTVTVPYRLCSSPVSMVHLADMLSFCGKKVVTAGAIIPFPLAPGQSLPDSLMQFGGATPWTPLSACGEPSGTRCFAQSVVLRGIDRACHTSQLTPGTPPPSALHACTTGEEILAQYLQQQQPGVMSSSHLLLTPCRVAPPYPHLFSSCSPPVESIPVFGALCSSSSLHQTLEALARDLTKLDLRRWASFMDAGVEHDDVAELLQELQSLAQCYQDGDSLVD; encoded by the exons ATGGATCTGAAGG GTAGTTTGAGCTCCCTAAAAGAGGAAGGTGGACTCTACAGGGACAAACAGTTGGATGCTGCAATAGCATG GCAGGGGAAACTCACCACACACAAAGAGGAACTCTATCCCAAGAACCCTTATCTCCAAGACTTTCTGAGTGCAGAG GGAGTGCTGAGTAGTGATGGTGTTTGGAGGGTCAAATCCATTCCCAATGGCAAAG GTTCCTCACCACTCACCACCGCTACAACTCCAAAACCACTTATCCCTACAGAGGCCAGCATCAGGGTCTGGTCAGACTTCCTCAGAGTCCATCTCCATCCCCGGAGCATCTGTATGATTCAGAAGTACAACCACGATGG GGAAGCAGGTCGGCTGGAGGCTTTTGGCCAAGGGGAAAGTGTCCTAAAGGAACCCAAGTACCAGGAAGAGCTGGAGGACAGGCTGCACTTCTACGTGGAGGAATGTGACTACTTGCAG GGCTTCCAGATCCTGTGTGACCTGCACGATGGCTTCTCTGGGGTAGGCGCGAAGGCGGCAGAGCTGCTACAAGATGAATATTCAGGGCGGGGAATAATAACTTGGGGCCTGCTACCTGGTCCCTACCATCGTGGG GAGGCCCAGAGAAACATCTATCGTCTATTAAACACAGCTTTTGGTCTCGTGCACCTGACTGCTCACAGCTCTCTTGTCTGCCCCTTGTCCTTGGGTGGGAGCCTGGGCCTGCGACCCGAGCCACCTGTCAACTTCCCTTACCTGCATTATGAT GCCACTCTGCCCTTCCACTGCAGTGCCATCCTGGCTACAGCCCTGGACACAGTCACTGTTCCTTATCGCCTGTGTTCCTCTCCAGTTTCCATGGTTCATCTGGCTGACATGCTGAGCTTCTGTGGGAAAAAG GTGGTGACAGCAGGAGCAATCATCCCTTTCCCCTTGGCTCCAGGCCAGTCCCTTCCTGATTCCCTGATGCAGTTTGGAGGAGCCACCCCATGGACCCCACTGTCTGCATGTGGGGAGCCTTCTGGAACACGTTGCTTTGCCCAGTCAGTGGTGCTGAGGGGTATAGACAGAGCATGCCACACAAG TCAGCTCACCCCAGGGACACCTCCACCCTCTGCCCTTCATGCATGTACCACTGGGGAAGAAATCTTGGCTCAGTATTTACAACAGCAGCAGCCTGGAGTCATGAG TTCTTCCCATCTGCTGCTGACTCCCTGCAGGGTGGCTCCTCCTTACCCCCACCTCTTCTCAAGCTGCAGTCCACCGG TGGAGAGCATCCCAGTGTTTGGGGCACTGTGTTCCTCTTCGTCCCTGCACCAGACCCTGGAAGCCTTGGCCAGAGACCTCACCAAACTCGACTTGCGGCGCTGGGCCAGCTTCATGGATGCTGGAGTGGAGCACGATGACGTAGCAGAGCTGCTGCAGGAGCTACAAAGCCTGGCCCAGTGCTACCAGGATGGTGACAGCCTCGTGGACTAA
- the MSTO1 gene encoding protein misato homolog 1 isoform X12, with translation MIQKYNHDGEAGRLEAFGQGESVLKEPKYQEELEDRLHFYVEECDYLQGFQILCDLHDGFSGVGAKAAELLQDEYSGRGIITWGLLPGPYHRGEAQRNIYRLLNTAFGLVHLTAHSSLVCPLSLGGSLGLRPEPPVNFPYLHYDATLPFHCSAILATALDTVTVPYRLCSSPVSMVHLADMLSFCGKKVVTAGAIIPFPLAPGQSLPDSLMQFGGATPWTPLSACGEPSGTRCFAQSVVLRGIDRACHTSQLTPGTPPPSALHACTTGEEILAQYLQQQQPGVMSSSHLLLTPCRVAPPYPHLFSSCSPPGMVLDGSPKGAAVESIPVFGALCSSSSLHQTLEALARDLTKLDLRRWASFMDAGVEHDDVAELLQELQSLAQCYQDGDSLVD, from the exons ATGATTCAGAAGTACAACCACGATGG GGAAGCAGGTCGGCTGGAGGCTTTTGGCCAAGGGGAAAGTGTCCTAAAGGAACCCAAGTACCAGGAAGAGCTGGAGGACAGGCTGCACTTCTACGTGGAGGAATGTGACTACTTGCAG GGCTTCCAGATCCTGTGTGACCTGCACGATGGCTTCTCTGGGGTAGGCGCGAAGGCGGCAGAGCTGCTACAAGATGAATATTCAGGGCGGGGAATAATAACTTGGGGCCTGCTACCTGGTCCCTACCATCGTGGG GAGGCCCAGAGAAACATCTATCGTCTATTAAACACAGCTTTTGGTCTCGTGCACCTGACTGCTCACAGCTCTCTTGTCTGCCCCTTGTCCTTGGGTGGGAGCCTGGGCCTGCGACCCGAGCCACCTGTCAACTTCCCTTACCTGCATTATGAT GCCACTCTGCCCTTCCACTGCAGTGCCATCCTGGCTACAGCCCTGGACACAGTCACTGTTCCTTATCGCCTGTGTTCCTCTCCAGTTTCCATGGTTCATCTGGCTGACATGCTGAGCTTCTGTGGGAAAAAG GTGGTGACAGCAGGAGCAATCATCCCTTTCCCCTTGGCTCCAGGCCAGTCCCTTCCTGATTCCCTGATGCAGTTTGGAGGAGCCACCCCATGGACCCCACTGTCTGCATGTGGGGAGCCTTCTGGAACACGTTGCTTTGCCCAGTCAGTGGTGCTGAGGGGTATAGACAGAGCATGCCACACAAG TCAGCTCACCCCAGGGACACCTCCACCCTCTGCCCTTCATGCATGTACCACTGGGGAAGAAATCTTGGCTCAGTATTTACAACAGCAGCAGCCTGGAGTCATGAG TTCTTCCCATCTGCTGCTGACTCCCTGCAGGGTGGCTCCTCCTTACCCCCACCTCTTCTCAAGCTGCAGTCCACCGGGTATGGTTCTGGATGGTTCCCCCAAGGGAGCAG CAGTGGAGAGCATCCCAGTGTTTGGGGCACTGTGTTCCTCTTCGTCCCTGCACCAGACCCTGGAAGCCTTGGCCAGAGACCTCACCAAACTCGACTTGCGGCGCTGGGCCAGCTTCATGGATGCTGGAGTGGAGCACGATGACGTAGCAGAGCTGCTGCAGGAGCTACAAAGCCTGGCCCAGTGCTACCAGGATGGTGACAGCCTCGTGGACTAA
- the MSTO1 gene encoding protein misato homolog 1: MAGGAREVLTLQLGHFAGFVGAHWWNQQDAALGRATDSKEPPGELCPDVLYRTGRTLHGQETYTPRLILMDLKGSLSSLKEEGGLYRDKQLDAAIAWQGKLTTHKEELYPKNPYLQDFLSAEGVLSSDGVWRVKSIPNGKGSSPLTTATTPKPLIPTEASIRVWSDFLRVHLHPRSICMIQKYNHDGEAGRLEAFGQGESVLKEPKYQEELEDRLHFYVEECDYLQGFQILCDLHDGFSGVGAKAAELLQDEYSGRGIITWGLLPGPYHRGEAQRNIYRLLNTAFGLVHLTAHSSLVCPLSLGGSLGLRPEPPVNFPYLHYDATLPFHCSAILATALDTVTVPYRLCSSPVSMVHLADMLSFCGKKVVTAGAIIPFPLAPGQSLPDSLMQFGGATPWTPLSACGEPSGTRCFAQSVVLRGIDRACHTSQLTPGTPPPSALHACTTGEEILAQYLQQQQPGVMSSSHLLLTPCRVAPPYPHLFSSCSPPGMVLDGSPKGAAVESIPVFGALCSSSSLHQTLEALARDLTKLDLRRWASFMDAGVEHDDVAELLQELQSLAQCYQDGDSLVD; encoded by the exons ATGGCGGGCGGGGCCCGGGAGGTGCTGACACTGCAGTTGGGACATTTTGCCGGTTTCGTGGGCGCGCACTGGTGGAACCAGCAG GATGCTGCGCTGGGCCGAGCGACCGATTCCAAGGAGCCCCCGGGAGAGCTGTGCCCCGACGTCCTGTATCGTACGGGCCGGACGCTGCACGGCCAGGAGACCTACACGCCGCGACTCATCCTCATGGATCTGAAGG GTAGTTTGAGCTCCCTAAAAGAGGAAGGTGGACTCTACAGGGACAAACAGTTGGATGCTGCAATAGCATG GCAGGGGAAACTCACCACACACAAAGAGGAACTCTATCCCAAGAACCCTTATCTCCAAGACTTTCTGAGTGCAGAG GGAGTGCTGAGTAGTGATGGTGTTTGGAGGGTCAAATCCATTCCCAATGGCAAAG GTTCCTCACCACTCACCACCGCTACAACTCCAAAACCACTTATCCCTACAGAGGCCAGCATCAGGGTCTGGTCAGACTTCCTCAGAGTCCATCTCCATCCCCGGAGCATCTGTATGATTCAGAAGTACAACCACGATGG GGAAGCAGGTCGGCTGGAGGCTTTTGGCCAAGGGGAAAGTGTCCTAAAGGAACCCAAGTACCAGGAAGAGCTGGAGGACAGGCTGCACTTCTACGTGGAGGAATGTGACTACTTGCAG GGCTTCCAGATCCTGTGTGACCTGCACGATGGCTTCTCTGGGGTAGGCGCGAAGGCGGCAGAGCTGCTACAAGATGAATATTCAGGGCGGGGAATAATAACTTGGGGCCTGCTACCTGGTCCCTACCATCGTGGG GAGGCCCAGAGAAACATCTATCGTCTATTAAACACAGCTTTTGGTCTCGTGCACCTGACTGCTCACAGCTCTCTTGTCTGCCCCTTGTCCTTGGGTGGGAGCCTGGGCCTGCGACCCGAGCCACCTGTCAACTTCCCTTACCTGCATTATGAT GCCACTCTGCCCTTCCACTGCAGTGCCATCCTGGCTACAGCCCTGGACACAGTCACTGTTCCTTATCGCCTGTGTTCCTCTCCAGTTTCCATGGTTCATCTGGCTGACATGCTGAGCTTCTGTGGGAAAAAG GTGGTGACAGCAGGAGCAATCATCCCTTTCCCCTTGGCTCCAGGCCAGTCCCTTCCTGATTCCCTGATGCAGTTTGGAGGAGCCACCCCATGGACCCCACTGTCTGCATGTGGGGAGCCTTCTGGAACACGTTGCTTTGCCCAGTCAGTGGTGCTGAGGGGTATAGACAGAGCATGCCACACAAG TCAGCTCACCCCAGGGACACCTCCACCCTCTGCCCTTCATGCATGTACCACTGGGGAAGAAATCTTGGCTCAGTATTTACAACAGCAGCAGCCTGGAGTCATGAG TTCTTCCCATCTGCTGCTGACTCCCTGCAGGGTGGCTCCTCCTTACCCCCACCTCTTCTCAAGCTGCAGTCCACCGGGTATGGTTCTGGATGGTTCCCCCAAGGGAGCAG CAGTGGAGAGCATCCCAGTGTTTGGGGCACTGTGTTCCTCTTCGTCCCTGCACCAGACCCTGGAAGCCTTGGCCAGAGACCTCACCAAACTCGACTTGCGGCGCTGGGCCAGCTTCATGGATGCTGGAGTGGAGCACGATGACGTAGCAGAGCTGCTGCAGGAGCTACAAAGCCTGGCCCAGTGCTACCAGGATGGTGACAGCCTCGTGGACTAA
- the MSTO1 gene encoding protein misato homolog 1 isoform X6, which produces MDLKGSLSSLKEEGGLYRDKQLDAAIAWQGKLTTHKEELYPKNPYLQDFLSAEGVLSSDGVWRVKSIPNGKGSSPLTTATTPKPLIPTEASIRVWSDFLRVHLHPRSICMIQKYNHDGEAGRLEAFGQGESVLKEPKYQEELEDRLHFYVEECDYLQGFQILCDLHDGFSGVGAKAAELLQDEYSGRGIITWGLLPGPYHRGEAQRNIYRLLNTAFGLVHLTAHSSLVCPLSLGGSLGLRPEPPVNFPYLHYDATLPFHCSAILATALDTVTVPYRLCSSPVSMVHLADMLSFCGKKVVTAGAIIPFPLAPGQSLPDSLMQFGGATPWTPLSACGEPSGTRCFAQSVVLRGIDRACHTSQLTPGTPPPSALHACTTGEEILAQYLQQQQPGVMSSSHLLLTPCRVAPPYPHLFSSCSPPAVESIPVFGALCSSSSLHQTLEALARDLTKLDLRRWASFMDAGVEHDDVAELLQELQSLAQCYQDGDSLVD; this is translated from the exons ATGGATCTGAAGG GTAGTTTGAGCTCCCTAAAAGAGGAAGGTGGACTCTACAGGGACAAACAGTTGGATGCTGCAATAGCATG GCAGGGGAAACTCACCACACACAAAGAGGAACTCTATCCCAAGAACCCTTATCTCCAAGACTTTCTGAGTGCAGAG GGAGTGCTGAGTAGTGATGGTGTTTGGAGGGTCAAATCCATTCCCAATGGCAAAG GTTCCTCACCACTCACCACCGCTACAACTCCAAAACCACTTATCCCTACAGAGGCCAGCATCAGGGTCTGGTCAGACTTCCTCAGAGTCCATCTCCATCCCCGGAGCATCTGTATGATTCAGAAGTACAACCACGATGG GGAAGCAGGTCGGCTGGAGGCTTTTGGCCAAGGGGAAAGTGTCCTAAAGGAACCCAAGTACCAGGAAGAGCTGGAGGACAGGCTGCACTTCTACGTGGAGGAATGTGACTACTTGCAG GGCTTCCAGATCCTGTGTGACCTGCACGATGGCTTCTCTGGGGTAGGCGCGAAGGCGGCAGAGCTGCTACAAGATGAATATTCAGGGCGGGGAATAATAACTTGGGGCCTGCTACCTGGTCCCTACCATCGTGGG GAGGCCCAGAGAAACATCTATCGTCTATTAAACACAGCTTTTGGTCTCGTGCACCTGACTGCTCACAGCTCTCTTGTCTGCCCCTTGTCCTTGGGTGGGAGCCTGGGCCTGCGACCCGAGCCACCTGTCAACTTCCCTTACCTGCATTATGAT GCCACTCTGCCCTTCCACTGCAGTGCCATCCTGGCTACAGCCCTGGACACAGTCACTGTTCCTTATCGCCTGTGTTCCTCTCCAGTTTCCATGGTTCATCTGGCTGACATGCTGAGCTTCTGTGGGAAAAAG GTGGTGACAGCAGGAGCAATCATCCCTTTCCCCTTGGCTCCAGGCCAGTCCCTTCCTGATTCCCTGATGCAGTTTGGAGGAGCCACCCCATGGACCCCACTGTCTGCATGTGGGGAGCCTTCTGGAACACGTTGCTTTGCCCAGTCAGTGGTGCTGAGGGGTATAGACAGAGCATGCCACACAAG TCAGCTCACCCCAGGGACACCTCCACCCTCTGCCCTTCATGCATGTACCACTGGGGAAGAAATCTTGGCTCAGTATTTACAACAGCAGCAGCCTGGAGTCATGAG TTCTTCCCATCTGCTGCTGACTCCCTGCAGGGTGGCTCCTCCTTACCCCCACCTCTTCTCAAGCTGCAGTCCACCGG CAGTGGAGAGCATCCCAGTGTTTGGGGCACTGTGTTCCTCTTCGTCCCTGCACCAGACCCTGGAAGCCTTGGCCAGAGACCTCACCAAACTCGACTTGCGGCGCTGGGCCAGCTTCATGGATGCTGGAGTGGAGCACGATGACGTAGCAGAGCTGCTGCAGGAGCTACAAAGCCTGGCCCAGTGCTACCAGGATGGTGACAGCCTCGTGGACTAA